The uncultured Desulfatiglans sp. DNA window CCCCGCTGATCCCCTTCGGGAACGCGATGTCGACCCGGTCCATAAAGGATTTGAACCCGCGGATGGAGAGCTTCTTGATACGCATGTGCGCCTCCTGTAAGGCCGATCCTTCCTTCAGACGGAGCAGCACATCGGCAGAAAAAGGCTATCACTTGGATTTTATAGCCTGTATGAGACCTTTTGTAAAGAAGAAATACTATATCCTGTGGCATATGGTCCTTTAAAAGTCAATATGTTGTATTTTTATACCCCATTCGCTGAATGAATCGATTTGCCAAAGACCGCGGATTCATGCTATGAAGCGTGGATGTTTCATGTGAAACATCACCGCTTCACCGGTTCCACCCCGCTGCGAGGCCGGCAGGCGCTCTGCATCGAGGCCGCGGCCGAAGCAGCCGATTCCATACCACCAGGAGGGGAGACCATGGCAGAGGACATCACGAGACCCGAAGATATGGGCAAGGAAGACCTGGCCCGGTTCGTGCTGGACATCTTCCACCGCATCGCGGTGCACCACACGCTCTGGCTCAGGGAAGTGGAGCACCAGATGGGCATGCCCAAGGCCCTCGGCGTCCTGGGGACGGCCTACGGCGAAACCTACGCAGTGCAAATGAAGCGGATGGCCAAACTGTTCAACTTCGAGCTGGTCGACGGCATACCCAAGCCCCTCCTGGAGCGCTCCCGGGAAGAGCTTCTCGAGGCGGCGGACGAGGTCTCCAAGAACTGGCTTGCCAATGACGGCATCTGGTTCCAGGCCGTCGAATTCGCCCATGGCATGAACGATGCCAAGCGCTGCAACGATTCCTGCTGGACGCGCTATTCGCCCTTCGAGGCCTGGTCCATCCGCAGGTTGCTCCACCTTTCCGAGCGGCCGGGGCTCGAGGGATTGAAGACAGCCCTGCGTTTTCGCACCTACGCCCGCGTGAACGTGCAGACCATCATCAATGAAGGGACGGAAAGCTTCGTCTTCCAGATGAATGACTGCCGCGTCCAGTCGGCGCGCAAACGCAAAGGGCTGGACGACTACCCGTGCACCTCGGTCGGTCTGGTCGAATACACCTATTTCGCGGAGGCGATCGATCCCCGCATCGAGACCGAGTGCATCGGTTGTCCGCCAGGCCCCCATCCCGAGGAATGGTATTGCGCCTGGCGCTTCCGCCTGAAAGCGCCAGGCGAGTCCCATGCAGCTGGTGGGCATCCGTAGTCTGTCAGGGCGTCCGGACGGACCGTGAAGGCCGCACACGGCAACCTGGATGGGAACCGGGGGCCTTTCGAGGCGCAACAGACGGCTTTCTCCCGTATTCCTCCAAACATGCGGGGCCGTGTCCCGCTCCGGTCGCAAGTCCATCTTCGTCAGTGGAATCTCCCGGGGAAGGGGGCGGAGCAGGCCGACTGCATCAGCCTACCCGAACAGGGCATCGAAGAGTTCCTGGATCGACCTTACGCCGGTCAAATGCATGCCTTCCACCGCCTGAAGCCCCTCGAGATGGCTGCGGGACAGGCAGCAGCGGCTGAAACCGAGCTTCCGTGCTTCACGGATGCGCAGATCGGGGTGATTGACGCCGCGCACCTCTCCAGCGAGGCCCACCTCCCCGAAAAACACCCAATCCTGCGGCACCGGCCGGTCCAGAAAACTGGACATCAAGGCGGAAACGAGCCCAAGATCAGCCGCAGGTTCGTCGACCCGCAGGCCGCCGGCGATGTTGACGAAAATATCCTGCTCCGCCAGCTGCATCCCCAGGCGCTTTTCTAGGACCGCCACGAGCAGCGCGATGCGGTGCTGATCCATTCCCGAGGCCGTCCGCCGCGCCGTCCCAAACGAACTCGGCCCCACGAGCGCCTGAATCTCGACCAGCAGCGGACGCGTGCCCTCCAGACACGGGAACACGACGGAGCCGGAGGTGTTTTCCGGCCGCTCCTCCAAAAAGATGCGCGACGGGTTTCCCACTTCGCAGAGGCCGGCGTCCTTCATCTCGAAGACGCCGATCTCGTTGCAGGGTCCGTAACGGTTCTTCACAGCCCGCAGGATGCGGTAAAGATGCCCCCGGTCCCCCTCGAAATAGAGGACCGTGTCCACAAGGTGCTCCAGGACCTTCGGCCCGGCGATGGCCCCTTCCTTGGTGACGTGCCCGATCAGAAAGACCGGAATGCCCGCCCCCTTCGCCAGGTCCATCAGCCTCAGGGCCGCCTCACGCACCTGCCCTACGCTCCCGGGCGCCGCCCCCATGTCCTGTGAATATACGGTCTGGATCGAATCGACGGCGAGAAGCGCGGGTTTCAGCTCCTCCACCTGCTTCAGCAGCTCGTCTATGCACGTCCCGGTCAAGACGAAAAGCCGATCGGCCCGAATCCCGATCCGATCGGCCCTCAGCCCAATCTGCTGGGCCGATTCCTCCCCTGAAAAATAGAGGGCGGACCTCCCGCCCTCCGTCAGCTTTGCAAGAATCTGCAGGATCAGTGTCGACTTGCCGATCCCGGGCTCGCCTCCGATCAGGGTCACCGAACCCGGCACCACGCCTCCCCCGAGCGTCCGGTCGAACTCCGGGATCCCCGCTATGTAGCGCATCTCGCTCTCGAGGGATAGAGATGTGATCGGCTCCGGCCGCCCGATGGACGAACGGCGCCCGCCCCGACGGCCCTCGGCCTGGACCTCGGTTTCCTCCATGAAGCTGTTCCAGGATCCGCAATCCGGACACCGTCCGAGCCACTTGGGCGCCTGGTAGCCGCAGCTCCCGCA harbors:
- a CDS encoding conserved hypothetical protein (Evidence 4 : Unknown function but conserved in other organisms); protein product: MFHVKHHRFTGSTPLRGRQALCIEAAAEAADSIPPGGETMAEDITRPEDMGKEDLARFVLDIFHRIAVHHTLWLREVEHQMGMPKALGVLGTAYGETYAVQMKRMAKLFNFELVDGIPKPLLERSREELLEAADEVSKNWLANDGIWFQAVEFAHGMNDAKRCNDSCWTRYSPFEAWSIRRLLHLSERPGLEGLKTALRFRTYARVNVQTIINEGTESFVFQMNDCRVQSARKRKGLDDYPCTSVGLVEYTYFAEAIDPRIETECIGCPPGPHPEEWYCAWRFRLKAPGESHAAGGHP
- the radA gene encoding DNA repair protein RadA homolog, translating into MGSGKTRHLFVCGSCGYQAPKWLGRCPDCGSWNSFMEETEVQAEGRRGGRRSSIGRPEPITSLSLESEMRYIAGIPEFDRTLGGGVVPGSVTLIGGEPGIGKSTLILQILAKLTEGGRSALYFSGEESAQQIGLRADRIGIRADRLFVLTGTCIDELLKQVEELKPALLAVDSIQTVYSQDMGAAPGSVGQVREAALRLMDLAKGAGIPVFLIGHVTKEGAIAGPKVLEHLVDTVLYFEGDRGHLYRILRAVKNRYGPCNEIGVFEMKDAGLCEVGNPSRIFLEERPENTSGSVVFPCLEGTRPLLVEIQALVGPSSFGTARRTASGMDQHRIALLVAVLEKRLGMQLAEQDIFVNIAGGLRVDEPAADLGLVSALMSSFLDRPVPQDWVFFGEVGLAGEVRGVNHPDLRIREARKLGFSRCCLSRSHLEGLQAVEGMHLTGVRSIQELFDALFG